One genomic window of Mercenaria mercenaria strain notata chromosome 2, MADL_Memer_1, whole genome shotgun sequence includes the following:
- the LOC123562320 gene encoding uncharacterized protein LOC123562320, whose translation MKLEQKYVEKDVNKTFSSGIGSIFPLRIQKQDNYSLEDVIKNRRRRVDEVCARIRSVSNKTTEVSGIMAANLSYCVVQKAGCTMWIRLFKFMEGQNIETGNPMTLTKDLIHNKKLQYYKKFKQTGGDVSFISHSVRSMTVRNPYTRLWSAFIDKFLLPDFWQTKGRHIIKMIRKNPKPLSAKCGHDVTFTEFIQYVITIGHQFTYWNQDKHWLPASDICDPCVFRPHIIGKQEFFMKDMKYTLKHVKLDYMLPKITSVDPTEFEIKDEIDYSFKIFSRVKKCIDIYELCNRIWTAFIFNGYLPSEEAFPTNIDKNSLNIDSFYELVKGVRTKYNITKADVKVKRKHALTTAYKQISKKHMEDLKSLYKMDFELFDYESEPAFLDE comes from the exons ACGTAAACAAAACATTCAGTTCAGGGATCGGATCAATATTTCCACTTCGCATACAAAAACAG GACAACTATTCACTTGAAGACGTTATAAAGAACAGAAGAAGGAGAGTAGACGAGGTATGCGCACGCATCAGAAGTGTGTCCAATAAGACAACGGAAGTTTCTGGTATAATGGCGGCAAACTTGTCTTATTGCGTAGTGCAGAAAGCAGGGTGTACAATGTGGATAAGGCTGTTCAAGTTCATGGAAGGGCAGAATATCGAGACCGGAAATCCGATGACGCTGACTAAAGATTTGATTcataataaaaaattacaatactACAAGAAATTTAAGCAAACTGGCGGTGACGTTAGCTTTATTTCACATTCGGTTAGATCTATGACCGTTCGAAACCCATATACTCGACTATGGTCAGCTTTCATTGATAAGTTCTTACTACCCGACTTTTGGCAAACAAAAGGAAGACACATTATAAAAATGATACGTAAAAATCCGAAGCCACTGTCAGCCAAATGCGGACATGATGTCACTTTTACGGAATTCATTCAATACGTTATAACAATCGGACATCAATTCACATACTGGAATCAGGACAAACATTGGTTACCGGCTAGTGATATCTGTGATCCATGTGTTTTTAGACCACACATTATTGGTAAACAAGAATTTTTTATGAAAGACATGAAATACACCCTGAAACATGTAAAATTAGATTATATGTTACCTAAAATAACGTCAGTTGATCCgacagaatttgaaataaaagatgaaatagACTACAGCTTTAAGATATTCTCGCGTGTTAAgaaatgtatagatatttatgAACTGTGCAACCGTATTTGGACGGCATTTATTTTTAATGGTTACCTCCCCTCAGAAGAAGCTTTCCcaacaaatattgataaaaatagttTGAACATAGACTCATTTTATGAGCTTGTCAAAGGCGTGAGAACGAAATATAATATTACCAAGGCGGATGTCAAAGTAAAACGAAAACATGCACTGACAACAGCGTACAAACAGATTTCAAAGAAACACATGGAAGACCTGAAATCTTTGTACAAAATGGACTTTGAACTTTTTGACTACGAATCTGAACCTGCCTTTCTAGACGAATGA